From a single Pochonia chlamydosporia 170 chromosome Unknown PCv3seq00010, whole genome shotgun sequence genomic region:
- a CDS encoding phosphoesterase superfamily protein (similar to Neosartorya fischeri NRRL 181 XP_001264001.1) has product MHRNILLVLAVATATVASPNVGVSYRSGSSASIMNLRNKIKTVVIMVMENRSFDNLMGGQTIPGLDNPIQTGPYCNPLNISLPDQGSGCAEACDYDSIINDPNHSLSGNNLQFYGSFTPDNEAIEAGKLHPNMKGFLTEQRRLYSGKEKEEVLKREVLNYYTEKQIPVITSLSRNYVVFNNWHSDIPGPTNPNRVALCSGTSAGKGKNDFGYNTMEQKSIFQQATELGREWKDYLVDTSIQDARWFKWTYDSNNTNRIVFMDSFYKDAASGKLPDLAYINPSCCGLGTNSMHPEGRVSDGEQLIKDVYEALRASPQWNEIMWIITFDETGGFHDHVHPPQATRPDNLTYTETTPTGQDYTFKFNRLGGRMPTWLVSPWVSASVEQKGRNSDGDAVSYHATSILRTLGYLWDFAPYNPRVEKAPSFDHLIGTHLRKNAPLRMPKVVNSTTQTGQ; this is encoded by the exons ATGCACCGGAATATTCTCCTTGTTTTGGCCgtggcgacggcgacggtGGCGTCCCCGAACGTTGGGGTGTCGTACCGTTCAGGATCCTCGGCCTCCATCATGAATCTAAGAAACAAGATAAAGACGGTGGTTATCATGGTTATGGAGAACCGCTCgtttgacaacttgatgGGAGGCCAGACCATCCCCGGATTGGATAACCCCATCCAGACAGGACCATACTGCAATCCCCTCAATATCAGTCTGCCTGACCAGGGCTCGGGTTGTGCCGAAGCCTGTGACTATGACTCTATTATCAACGACCCAAACCACTCCCTTTCCGGAAACAACCTTCAATTCTACGGATCGTTTACTCCTGATAACGAGGCGATTGAGGCTGGCAAGCTACACCCTAACATGAAGGGCTTCCTGACAGAGCAGCGCCGCCTCTACAGTggaaaggagaaagaagaggtACTGAAGAGGGAAGTGCTCAATTATTATACTGAGAAGCAGATCCCGGTTATCACTAGCTTAAGTCGGAATTATGTTGTTTTCAACAACTGGCATTCTGACATCCCTGGC CCCACAAACCCCAACCGCGTGGCTCTGTGTTCTGGCACTTCCGCTGGCAAGGGTAAAAACGACTTTGGCTACAACACCATGGAACAAAAGTCCATCTTCCAGCAGGCAACTGAATTGGGCCGGGAGTGGAAAGACTACCTGGTTGATACGTCGATACAAGACGCCCGATGGTTTAAGTGGACGTATGACAGCAATAACACGAACCGGATCGTCTTCATGGACAGCTTCTACAAGGACGCTGCCAGCGGTAAACTCCCAGACTTGGCCTACATCAACCCCTCGTGCTGTGGCTTGGGCACAAACTCAATGCATCCAGAAGGGCGCGTTTCAGACGGCGAGCAACTAATCAAGGATGTCTACGAGGCGCTGCGCGCAAGTCCGCAGTGGAACGAGATTATGTGGATAATCACGTTTGACGAAACGGGCGGTTTTCACGACCACGTCCACCCTCCTCAAGCTACGCGGCCGGATAATCTGACCTACACGGAGACTACGCCTACCGGTCAAGACTACACATTCAAGTTCAATCGTCTGGGTGGTCGTATGCCAACCTGGCTTGTGTCTCCGTGGGTGTCAGCCTCGGTTGAGCAGAAGGGTCGCAACTCGGATGGCGATGCTGTCTCATACCATGCGACCTCAATTCTGCGTACACTGGGCTATCTTTGGGATTTTGCACCTTATAACCCCCGTGTTGAGAAGGCACCGTCTTTTGATCATCTTATTGGCACGCACTTGCGCAAAAATGCACCATTGAGGATGCCCAAAGTTGTCAACTCTACTACACAGACGGGACAGTAG
- a CDS encoding AAA family ATPase (similar to Trichophyton verrucosum HKI 0517 XP_003024400.1) codes for MGVLDRIRGDKVDKVLALHSKSGSGYDSQAPPSLDPCFGLNASIKTLYEGPRSVPGTYVWVNKPPRQLSTSAAREYDGVAIRVFKVKDKEKPCIGGIWPLKYWSIEVQNPTLVEELKPILRNKMGSRLDTEYKLTFSEPFQDLWFCQEEIANLATTAKNATVLKPYLQLLLNIMDEMFGELRFTHKKFQQTGLVDFKSAWTLFPPGCAIYSYGLNSEMLCKVQSVTYKTIKQVEALVATAKILSFNGSEFVWQTISMGIPYFKDGKPISEMQFYPLKFHPQKDALFQRLISRGKRALDLQSLEYCQYDGIALESEGGDCDIKKHNVAGRILIDVVGYHKYHSTKGLREYKDPSIERAKAARRNAIAMGDDVTLAVHNFADAQEATPAEQPTGLKRRRLTDAEILENKNFMLEKPEDLAYMSGLIGGYALKNKLWMNFYIEDIEPMVWNDKAYEHLVYDAQQKDLVLSFVESHGRNAAFDSSSSTSGTSITASPPVVDDVIVGKGQGLIVLLSGPPGTGKTLTAEAVADHTHRPLFHLQAEDLGISAVSLGENLKRVFEMATDWNAVILLDEADVFMTSRNPGDIVRNELVSIFLRELEYFQGIIFLTTNLYETIDTAFRSRVSLHLLFPALSKEAREKVWRRFLDRIPEAERVKSLPESEATGDESVEVPDKFIDDKDIQELSLWELNGREIFNAVRMARSWCNHKGYIITLERMESGIKVTNPQAGKSGSDDYGDLYE; via the exons ATGGGTGTTCTAGACAGGATTCGGGGGGATAAGGTGGACAAGGTCCTTGCCCTTCATTCCAAGTCTGGCAGCGGTTATGATTCCCAGGCACCACCTTCATTAGACCCGTGTTTCGGCCTAAATGCGTCCATCAAGACTCTCTATGAGGGTCCGAGATCTGTGCCCGGTACTTATGTCTGGGTGAACAAACCGCCAAGGCAACTATCCACCTCGGCGGCACGGGAATACGACGGCGTTGCGATCAGAGTCTTCAAAGTGAAGGATAAGGAGAAGCCGTGTATCGGAGGGATATGGCCCTTGAAGTATTGGTCTATCGAAGTACAGAATCCCACACTTGTCGAAGAATTGAAGCCGATTCTGAGGAACAAGATGGGGTCTCGGCTTGACACAGAATACAAACTAACCTTCTCGGAACCCTTCCAAGACTTGTGGTTCTGTCAAGAAGAGATCGCGAACCTGGCAACAACCGCGAAGAACGCAACGGTACTCAAGCCGTATCTGCAGCTGCTCTTGAACATCATGGATGAAATGTTTGGCGAACTCAGATTCACTCACAAGAAGTTTCAGCAAACCGGCTTGGTGGACTTTAAGAGCGCGTGGACCCTTTTCCCTCCCGGATGTGCCATCTACAGCTATGGACTCAACTCCGAAATGCTGTGCAAGGTCCAAAGCGTTACTTACAAGACTATCAAGCAGGTCGAGGCCCTGGTCGCCACAGCTAAAATCCTTTCCTTCAACGGCTCAGAGTTCGTTTGGCAGACCATCAGCATGGGCATACCCTATTTTAAAGACGGGAAGCCAATTTCTGAGATGCAGTTCTACCCGCTCAAGTTTCACCCCCAAAAGGACGCCTTGTTCCAGCGTCTGATCTCAAGAGGAAAGAGAGCTTTGGATCTTCAGAGTCTAGAGTACTGTCAGTACGATGGCATCGCTCTCGAATCCGAGGGTGGAGACTGTGATATAAAGAAGCACAATGTTGCTGGCCGTATACTAATCGATGTTGTTGGTTATCACAAATATCACTCCACCAAGGGGTTACGAGAGTACAAGGACCCAAGCATTGAGCGCGCAAAGGCCGCACGACGAAACGCTATTGCCATGGGGGATGACGTGACCCTAGCAGTCCATAACTTCGCTGACGCACAAGAAGCGACACCTGCCGAGCAGCCCACTGGACTTAAAAGGCGTCGTCTTACGGATGCCGAGATTCTGGAGAATAAGAACTTCATGCTTGAGAAGCCGGAGGACCTGGCATACATGTCGGGTCTGATTGGGGGATATGCATTGAAGAACAAGCTCTGGA TGAACTTCTATATTGAGGACATTGAGCCTATGGTGTGGAATGACAAGGCATACGAACACTTGGTATATGATGCTCAACAAAAAGACCTGGTTCTTTCGTTTGTTGAGAGTCATGGACGTAATGCCGCGTTTGATAGCTCTAGCTCTACCTCTGGGACGAGCATCACCGCATCGCCGCCAGTTGTGGACGACGTCATTGTCGGAAAGGGTCAAGGTCTCATCGTTCttctgtctggtcctccCGGCACGGGCAAGACGTTGACGGCAGAAGCTGTCGCAGACCACACCCATCGTCCACTCTTCCATCTACAAGCAGAAGATTTGGGCATCAGTGCCGTATCGCTAGGCGAGAACCTCAAACGGGTATTCGAAATGGCAACCGACTGGAACGCCGTCATACTTCTAGACGAAGCAGACGTGTTCATGACGTCCAGAAATCCAGGTGATATTGTTCGCAACGAACTTGTCAGTATTTTCCTCCGAGAGCTAGAGTATTTCCaaggcatcatcttcttgaCGACGAATCTCTACGAGACCATTGACACTGCCTTCCGAAGCCGGGTCAGCCTCCACTTACTCTTCCCGGCTCTTAGCAAGGAAGCCAGGGAGAAGGTATGGCGTCGATTCTTGGACCGCATTCCGGAAGCTGAGCGTGTCAAGAGTCTTCCTGAAAGTGAAGCGACTGGAGACGAGTCTGTTGAAGTCCCAGACAAGTTCAttgatgacaaggacatACAAGAATTGAGCTTGTGGGAGCTGAATGGTCGAGAAATCTTCAATGCTGTCCGGATGGCAAGAAGTTGGTGCAACCACAAGGGGTATATCATAACACTGGAGAGGATGGAAAGTGGTATCAAGGTCACGAACCCTCAAGCTGGGAAGAGTGGTTCGGACGACTATGGCGATTTGTATGAGTGA
- a CDS encoding Indoleamine 2,3-dioxygenase subfamily (similar to Aspergillus clavatus NRRL 1 XP_001271378.1) — translation MSAQIPNLEKFGLSKSLGFLSDERPLESFTNSYFAAWDDISGTLPQDIRSHEIGDKVRRLPILDGTKLVTELQYRRAYVALAFIIHGYTWAGSADGKPLGEIPPQLADPFLHVCDHLGLQPVLSYAGLCLWNWAAIGGSGSASGGFPDLGQMKSMATFTGTRGEDAFYHVPVLIEAEGGPLVSLLLNAVAAADDSNDAFVIKALNESAETLARMGAHLPKMYPVLDAQHFYHTIRPYFGAGVGNEDKGLPRGVVFQRSNGIEEEVKCIAGTAGQSAFFQFLDLVLGVEHKKPEDAKETFFQEMRAYMPRQHRDFLNLVSKLTSLRVFVSNNKQNQVLVDVYDNCLKQLRLWRGKHIAVVSKYIVQPARQAAEMAENGTSTNGVHDAKDEDLRGTGGSALIPFLRQTKDETLGSGGSTS, via the exons ATGTCTGCTCAAATACCAAACCTAGAGAAGTTTGGCCTCTCCAAGTCACTTGGCTTTCTTTCCGATGAGCGACCCCTTGAATCGTTCACCAATTCCTATTTCGCTGCCTGGGACGATATTTCTGGCACATTACCCCAAGATATACGGTCCCATGAGATTGGGGACAAAGTGCGGCGATTACCAATCCTGGATGGCACAAAATTGGTAACGGAGCTGCAGTACCGACGAGCATAcgtggccttggcctttaTTATTCATGGTTACACATGGGCTGGATCTGCAGATGGAAAGCCATTGGGAGAGATTCCACCACAGCTCGCCGACCCTTTTCTTCATGTCTGCGACCATCTTGGTCTACAACCGGTGTTGAGCTACGCAGGGCTTTGCTTGTGGAATTGGGCTGCAATTGGTGGCAGTGGAAGTGCATCAGGCGGATTTCCAGACCTTGGGCAAATGAAGTCAATGGCTACATTTACAGGAACACGAGGCGAAGATGCATTCTACCACGTCCCGGTGCTTATTGAGGCTGAGGGTGGTCCGTTGgtctctcttcttctcaatgCGGTTGCGGCAGCCGACGACTCTAATGATGCATTTGTGATCAAGGCCCTCAACGAATCTGCAGAGACACTTGCGCGCATGGGGGCTCATTTACCCAAAATGTATCCCGTCCTCGATGCCCAGCATTTCTATCATACGATTAGGCCCTATTTTGGCGCGGGGGTGGGCAATGAAGACAAAGGTTTGCCTCGTGGGGTAGTATTCCAGAGAAGCAACGGAATCGAGGAAGAAGTAAAATGCATTGCAGGCACAGCAGGGCAAAGTGCATTTTTTCAGTTCTTGGACCTCGTGTTGGGAGTAGAGCACAAGAAACCCGAGGATGCAAAGGAGACCTTTTTCCAG GAAATGAGAGCCTACATGCCCCGACAGCATAGAGACTTTCTCAACCTCGTATCGAAATTGACATCGCTCCGAGTTTTTGTAAGCAATAACAAGCAGAACCAGGTATTGGTGGATGTATACGATAATTGCTTGAAGCAGCTTCGGCTCTGGCGAGGCAAACACATCGCCGTGGTCTCGAAATACATTGTGCAACCTGCGCGCCAGGCAGCAGAAATGGCTGAAAATGGGACAAGTACAAACGGTGTGCATGATGCAAAGGATGAAGATCTTCGAGGGACTGGAGGATCGGCATTGATACCCTTTCTCAGGCAAACCAAGGACGAAACATTGGGGTCAGGTGGTTCCACGTCATAA
- a CDS encoding MFS transporter (similar to Neosartorya fischeri NRRL 181 XP_001264359.1), which translates to MNTRNRWLRWPAEAPGTGTGDSHTHRTADAAPNMIDMEKLRAYPTAPSAYYGEKSHTKSEEVVNWNSLPRKDQLAILFISRFVDFFQVASMQAYVFFQLKHFNERLSDAEVSQQAGILQGCFTGAQVLTAILWGKAADARWCGRKRVLLIGLAGTAISCLGYGFSTSFYEAALWRIFGGAINGTVGIIRTMIAEVTVEKRYQSRAFLILPMSFNVAGIIGPVVGGLLADPIKSFPRLFGEAAVFESQWIYQNPYALPSIINAILLAISTVLVYLFLEETLVLRRRDFDFGLHLGHKIMAERSPHSRDNPYRLISTGNDMPGVVQPAQSLRTKTTAKRLPFSRLWTRNVVFTLITGALYDFHLGSFTNIWTLFLSTPRYRSSNRDVQKRSLPLLFTGGLGMPAATVGMATSILGILGMALQMFCYPPIQARLGTLRSFRWFLLLFPLAYFIVPYISILPSSTEPPAASGGLYIWAGIILALFLHTSARTFTLPASIILLNNCSPHPSVLGTIHGLGQSVSAGFRTVGPVVGGRWYGFGLDIGMIAWGWWWTAAVSILTCLAALGMHDGSGHEVFLDGEIDEKC; encoded by the exons ATGAACACCCGAAATAGGTGGTTACGCTGGCCAGCAGAAGCTCCCGGCACAGGCACCGGCGACAGCCACACTCATCGAACAGCAGACGCTGCCCCAAACATGATAGACATGGAGAAGCTTAGAGCGTACCCTACCGCACCATCTGCCTATTATGGAGAGAAGAGCCATACCAAATCAGAGGAGGTGGTAAACTGGAATTCCTTGCCGCGAAAGGACCAGTTAGCCATTCTCTTCATATCTCGTTTCGTGGATTTCTTTCAGGTGGCCTCAATGCAGGCATATGTCTTTTTCCAGCTCAAACACTTTAACGAACGGCTGTCAGATGCAGAAGTATCTCAGCAAGCTGGGATACTGCAGGGTTGCTTCACCGGAGCGCAAGTTCTCACTGCAATCCTTTGGGGCAAGGCAGCCGATGCAAGGTGGTGCGGCCGCAAGCGAGTACTTCTGATAGGACTGGCAGGCACTGCGATATCATGCCTGGGTTATGGATTCTCGACTTCATTTTACGAAGCAGCACTCTGGAGAATATTTGGAGGTGCTATCAATGGCACTGTTGGCATTAT CCGGACCATGATCGCAGAAGTCACGGTAGAGAAGAGATACCAATCAAGAGCCTTTTTAATTTTACCGATGAGTTTCAACGTCGCAGGTATCATTGGTCCAG TCGTTGGAGGCTTGCTGGCAGATCCAATCAAGTCCTTTCCTCGGTTGTTTGGCGAAGCTGCCGTGTTCGAATCACAATGGATATACCAGAATCCATACGCCCTACCAAGTATAATCAATGCCATCCTTCTCGCCATTTCGACCGTTTTAGTATATCTATTTCTTGAAGAG ACTCTGGTGCTCCGAAGGAGAGATTTCGACTTtggccttcatcttggccataAAATTATGGCCGAAAGATCGCCACATAGCAGAGATAATCCGTATCGACTTATTTCGACCGGCAATGACATGCCCGGCGTTGTGCAGCCGGCACAGTCACTTCGAACCAAGACGACAGCAAAAAGACTGCCTTTTAGTAGGCTCTGGACTCGGAATGTCGTATTCACCTTGATAACTGGGGCTCTGTATGATTTCCACCTCGGGTCGTTCACCAATATCTGGACACTGTTCCTTTCAACTCCGAGATATCGATCAAGCAACAGAGATGTTCAAAAGCGCTCCTTACCACTGCTGTTCACTGGAGGACTGGGCatgccagcagcaacagtcGGTATGGCCACCTCGATTTTGGGTATTTTAGGAATGGCTCTCCAGATGTTCTGTTACCCACCCATCCAAGCTCGGCTGGGGACTCTTCGGTCATTTCGATGGTTCCTTTTGCTGTTCCCGTTAGCCTACTTTATTGTTCCCTACATCTCAATCCTCCCCTCGTCAACAGAGCCTCCAGCAGCGTCTGGTGGACTGTACATATGGGCGGGCATAATTCTCGCCCTATTCCTACACACATCGGCACGAACATTTACCCTACCGGCTAGTATTATATTGTTAAACAACTGCAGCCCGCATCCCAGTGTCTTGGGAACCATTCATGGTCTTGGGCAAAGCGTCTCGGCCGGCTTCAGAACCGTGGGACCTGTGGTTGGAGGGCGATGGTACGGCTTTGGGTTGGACATTGGAATGATTGCCTGGGGCTGGTGGTGGACAGCTGCTGTATCCATACTGACATGTCTTGCAGCCCTGGGGATGCATGACGGAAGCGGACACGAAGTTTTCTTGGATGGAGAAATTGATGAGAAATGCTGA